A genome region from Schistocerca nitens isolate TAMUIC-IGC-003100 chromosome 4, iqSchNite1.1, whole genome shotgun sequence includes the following:
- the LOC126252783 gene encoding longitudinals lacking protein-like: MICFKKWSFVSASWTVNAMPSQVTSTNHPTSGIPAMVPEFGRNKMLQGMKQYICSTCGKQYSIKGSLQRHVRYECGVEPQFCCPYCSKRSHRKSNLSQHIRRSHFSVSLCDSI; this comes from the exons ATGATATGTTTCAAGAAATGGAGCT TTGTTAGTGCTTCATGGACTGTAAATGCCATGCCATCTCAGGTGACGTCCACAAATCATCCAACATCTGGGATACCGGCTATGGTACCTGAATTTGGCAGGAACAAAATGCTTCAAGGAATGAAGCAGTACATTTGCAGCACATGTGGTAAACAGTACTCTATAAAAGGCTCACTACAGCGACATGTTAGATATGAATGTGGTGTAGAACCTCAGTTTTGCTGTCCATATTGCTCTAAAAGAAGTCATCGAAAAAGCAATCTTAGCCAGCACATTAGACGTAGTCACTTCAGTGTGTCGTTATGTGACAGTATTTAG